AAGGTCTGGGGCAGCTCTGTGCTCCTGTGCAGTCCGGCACCCCCAGCGCCTTGCAGCTGGAGCCGGGGCCCATCAGTAATAGTGCATGCGGCTCAGGGAGCCCGCGCCTGTGGCCGTGGGGCTGGGCCCCAGCGTGCCTGTGCCCAGCAGGTCCGGCTGCCCGGTGCGCCAGATCTCCCGCAGGATCCGCTCGCGCTCCTCCAGCCGCTGCGCCCGCTCCAGCTCCTCCGCCGACGTGAAGACGTTGACGCTGAGGGGCCCGTCGGGCTCCGCGGACAGCTCGGGGCCCGGCAGCGTGTCTTCCGGACCCAGCCGCGTCACCGTGTCCTCCTCGTCTTCGTCGTCGTCCTCGGGCTCCAGGGTGCTGCCGCGGGGGTCCCGGCGCTGAGCTGGGCCCCGGGGCCGCGGGCGCGGCGCCCACGAGATGCTGATGACGAGCAGGCAGAGGGTGAGCAGCAGGCCGAAGCAGACGCCCAGCACGAAGTAGAGGCCGAAGCTCTCGGGGTTGGCTGCGAGGCACAGGGTGGGGGTCACAGAGGGGCCCGGGCGGGTAGGGGGCGTCCCACTTGGAAAAGACCCCAGGTTCTAGGTCTGGGGGCAAGGCCTGTAACCCCCACTCGAAGGGCATGAGGGAACCGCCAGCGGGCAAGGGGGCGGGAGCGGGGCGGAGGGGACGGGC
Above is a window of Saimiri boliviensis isolate mSaiBol1 chromosome 11, mSaiBol1.pri, whole genome shotgun sequence DNA encoding:
- the EVA1B gene encoding protein eva-1 homolog B, with protein sequence MDAPRRDMELLSNSLAAYAHIRANPESFGLYFVLGVCFGLLLTLCLLVISISWAPRPRPRGPAQRRDPRGSTLEPEDDDEDEEDTVTRLGPEDTLPGPELSAEPDGPLSVNVFTSAEELERAQRLEERERILREIWRTGQPDLLGTGTLGPSPTATGAGSLSRMHYY